In Camelus dromedarius isolate mCamDro1 chromosome 16, mCamDro1.pat, whole genome shotgun sequence, the genomic stretch CTGGTAGCAGGGCCAGGAGGTGTAGCGGGaagagctggggaaggtgtcCAAGGCCTGGTTGCTGTGTGCCCCGGGCAGGCTGTTCACCTTCCTGCAGCCCTGACAGGCCTGGAGTCTCAAAGCTGCATGACAGTGGTGTGTGGTTGTCCCATTGTCCCCTCCACCTGGCTCAGATGGATTCCCCGTGGGTGTTTTCTTGGCCACCTCTTCCCCAGACCCTCTCTCTCctcatattttccaaaaatatcacATTACTTACCTGAATCCTGGGTTCATTTGGCCCCTCCTTCAACTCTTTCAATCCTGGCTATTAAAAGAGCCCCTGGTTAGGAGACTAAAAAGGCTGCTCCAAGCGACCTGCCTCTTCTCCCCACTGACCCCTTTCTCTCCCCAACCCCTATTCCTGTAGAGCACCCTCAGGTCTGGAAGCGCCATGACCGAAGTTGGTTGGTGGAAGCTGACTTTCCTCCGGAAAAAGAAATCCACTCCCAAGGTGCTCTATGAGATCCCCGATACCTATGCCCAAACTGAGGGCAGCACAGAGCCCCCGAGGCCTGACGGCGGGGACCCTGACAGCCACTTTAACACCCGCCTGGAGAAGATTGTGGACAAGAGCACAAAGGGCAAACACGTCAAAGTCTCCAACTCGGGCCGcttcaaggagaagaaaaaagtccGAGCCACGCTGGCGGAGAACTCCAACCTCTTTGATGACAGGGAGGGCAAAGGACAGTGAAGGGGGCCAAGGAGGATGCTAGCCACCTCCTCGCTCCCTGCCATCAGCCGGATCTGAGACAGGAGCTTGCCACGCTGGCCTTTTTTGGCCACAGCTGAAACCGTGGGGTAGTTGATGCCTGCTGGCGGGAAATATCTGGTTCTAAGTTTGTATTTATGTGCTCCAGCTTTCTGGAAGGCCTGAGAGATCCCaggccctcccaccctcccccaccacactcAAAGGCACTCCAATTCAAGGATGAAAAGTCCCACTCAGGAAGGACAGCCCTCCTCAAAGCAGTGGCAACACCGGCAGGGAGGTGGCCATAGCAAGGAGTGGAGAGGAGGAGCCGGACAgacctccccgcctcccctcccagggcacAGGGTCAAGGGTGAGTTTGAATTGCTGCTCCTTCTACTTTCTCTACCTGTGACTGTTCCTTGGGTCAATTCTGAGAGTATATTTTCCAGAAGCCACGTGATGGTGGGTGGTTTCCTGGAGCTGAGGCGGAGGTGCTGAACTTGAGCTCACCTACTAACTCAAGTGGGAAACTTCCTGGAACTTTGCCCTCACGAGTGCAGCGGGGAGGGGACCCTGCAGAAGGCCAGATGAGGGACCCCTCGGGTTCCCGCACATACCCTCAAAGGGAAGCTGTACTGTCCCCAGGGGTCCAAACTCgaaagggggtgggagagctCTGGCAGGAGCTAAAAGCAGCCAGTTCTCCAACCCCTCCTCCCCCTACTAGTATTTAAGACGGATCAGCCCCAGAGATGAGTCCTGGAGCcttgaattttgtttaaaaaaaataattgtaggtttttctctttttgtaataaacaatgctgcaaaagcagagaaactaTTTATGCTCTTGTCTTGCATTTACTGAGATGCTGTTTTTCAGGCCTTTACTCCCTTCATGTAAGTAAAATGGAACTTTGTGCTTAAACTTCCTTTCCAGCATGAGAAAGGGTCCCCAGGTGTAAAATGTAATACCTGGGTCACTAACTTCACCACCAAGCCTCCTGCAGTATCTGGGGATGGAGAGAGCAAAGGAAGGAGCTATGTACACCCCAGCAGTCAGTTCTTTCTGGTCAACAGAGGGGCCATCAGGGGCTCCAAGAGAATGGAGCAGACAGACGTTTGGTGACTGACCCCACAGACTCAGTGGTTCTGTTTGGGATCAAGATTCAAATTCTGGTTTCCCCTTCTGGAGATGGCTGATTTGAGGaactttgaaaacaaacaaacaaacaatctcctctgagcctcagtctcctcttctgtaaaaggGCCTATAATACTACCTGAGTCACAGGGAGTGGTCAGTAGTAAGTGGTCCATAAGCAGTCCTATAGTAGGAGCCCAGCGAACAcaggttttcttctctttcctttatgAAGGATCTCCACCATAGCCCACAGCCTCCGCTTAAGGATGAGAAGAGAGCTTACTCCCTATGCTGT encodes the following:
- the PRR15L gene encoding proline-rich protein 15-like protein, encoding MTEVGWWKLTFLRKKKSTPKVLYEIPDTYAQTEGSTEPPRPDGGDPDSHFNTRLEKIVDKSTKGKHVKVSNSGRFKEKKKVRATLAENSNLFDDREGKGQ